AGGTGCCGGAGATGGTGTTCGTCGCCGTGTTCGAGGTGTTCCAGGCCGACGTGACGTTCACTCCGGGGGCCAGGATGTCGACGCCGGCACCGAAGTTCGAAAAAGACGCCCACACATCGTTGATGTTCGTGGCGCCGACGGTGATCGCCTCGGCCACATCCGCCGGCGAGAAGTTGGAGACGTTCGCGCCCGAGTTGCCGGCGGCGACACAGTAGGTGACTCCGTCGGCGATGGAGTTGCGCACCGCAGCATCGAGCGAGGCGGAGACCGAGCCGGTGAGCGACATGTTGGCGACCGCGGGACGCGTGGTGTGGTCGGCCGTGACCCAGTCGACACCCGCGATGACCTGGGCAAACGTGCCGGAGCCGCTCGCATCCAGCACGCGGACGGCGATCAAATGCACGTTCTTGGCGACGCCGTAGGTGGTGCCGCCGACGGTGCCCGCGACGTGCGTGCCGTGGCCGTTGGCGTCGTCCGCCGTACCACCCGGCGTGATCTCGTCCACGCCGGCGGCGGCCCGGCCGCCGAACTCGTTGTGCGTGATGCGGATTCCCGTGTCGAGGATGTACGCGTCCACGCCGGTGCCGGTCTGGTTGTAGTTGTAGGTGCTGTTGAGCGGCAGATCGTGCTGGTCGATTCGGTCCAGGCCCCACGTCGCCCCGGGTTGTGTGCCGACCGCGTGGGCGACCTGATCCTGCTCGATGTAGGCCACGCGCGGGTCGTGTCTCAGCCCGTCGAGCGACGCCGCGGACAACCGGGCGGCGAACCCCTTGAGCGCCGTCTGGTACCTGTATGCGGCGCGGATGCCGTAAGAGCGTTCGATGTCATCGACATCGCTGTCGACCTGCATGATGTCCTGTTTGAGCACCACGATGTATCCATCCGGAACGATCTCGGCGTTCGGGTGGGCGATGAACGGGGCAAGTGCCTGGTTACCGGTCTTTTGCGGGCCGGTCAGATCGGGCTCCTGCAAGCAGCCCGCGGCGAACAACGCGAGGACGAATCCGGCTAGGCTGAGCCAAACCAATGCGCGTTTCACGTTGCCTTCCTTTCGGAAGTCGGTGGGAACCATGGTGATGTCGGTGCAGCAATCGGGCAACGTGCGGAGGAGAGAATGATAGACCAGCGAGGGAGCGAAGGGAAGAGGAATCGCTCGGCCCCGGTCGGGGTGCGGAAAGGAGCGCGGGCGCAACGCAGTAATGTCAGCTCGACTTCGATGCTCCACTTCCAGCACCGCTTCATCCTCGAGGACGGCTACGACGGCGCGGTGCTCGAGATCTCCGCCGACGATGGCGCCACCTGGCAGGATGTCGGCAACTCGTACAACTCGACGCGCGTGCCGGTGAACCCGAACGGCAGCCCCTTCGCCCGAGGGACGCTCTTCTGGAGCGGCAACTCGAACGGCTTCCAAACGGTGACGGTGAACTTGGGCGGCATGACCGCGCCGCTCGGCCAGCCGCTTTACGCCGGCAAATCCGTGCGCGTCCGCTGGCGGCTCGGCTGCAACGCCGCCAACCTGACAGCGGGAGAGGGCTGGTGGTCCGACGACATCTCGCTCACCGATTCCGGAAATCCTTCGAGACGACGTGCGATGCAACCCCTGCGTGCGGCACGACGGACCTCGCGGAGAACACGGCGCCGCCGCTCACGATCTGCGACGTCGCCGGGCGCGTGGTGCGGCGGCTCGTGGACACCTGGCAAGGGGAAGGCGCCTACGGGGTCACCTGGAACGGGATCGACGCCGCGGGCACACGGGTGGCGAGCGGCGTGTACGTCTACGAATTGCAGGTGGGGACGCGGCGGCTGACGCGGAAGCTCGCGGTGGTGCAATAGCCCGGGGCCGGAACA
This sequence is a window from Candidatus Krumholzibacteriia bacterium. Protein-coding genes within it:
- a CDS encoding FlgD immunoglobulin-like domain containing protein, which produces MVRRHLAHRFRKSFETTCDATPACGTTDLAENTAPPLTICDVAGRVVRRLVDTWQGEGAYGVTWNGIDAAGTRVASGVYVYELQVGTRRLTRKLAVVQ
- a CDS encoding S8 family serine peptidase produces the protein MHRTSSRRISGIGERDVVGPPALSRCQVGGVAAEPPADAHGFAGVKRLAERRGHAAQVHRHRLEAVRVAAPEERPSGEGAAVRVHRHARRVVRVADILPGGAIVGGDLEHRAVVAVLEDEAVLEVEHRSRADITALRPRSFPHPDRGRAIPLPFAPSLVYHSLLRTLPDCCTDITMVPTDFRKEGNVKRALVWLSLAGFVLALFAAGCLQEPDLTGPQKTGNQALAPFIAHPNAEIVPDGYIVVLKQDIMQVDSDVDDIERSYGIRAAYRYQTALKGFAARLSAASLDGLRHDPRVAYIEQDQVAHAVGTQPGATWGLDRIDQHDLPLNSTYNYNQTGTGVDAYILDTGIRITHNEFGGRAAAGVDEITPGGTADDANGHGTHVAGTVGGTTYGVAKNVHLIAVRVLDASGSGTFAQVIAGVDWVTADHTTRPAVANMSLTGSVSASLDAAVRNSIADGVTYCVAAGNSGANVSNFSPADVAEAITVGATNINDVWASFSNFGAGVDILAPGVNVTSAWNTSNTATNTISGTSMATPHVCGASALFLEANPASTPAQVVAGLTAIASPNKITGVPSGTVNLLLYSLIGGATPPPAAPTLVSPANGATGVSTSPTLTWNASATATSYRVQVATDAAFATLVSDQSVPGTSANVTGLAAGTVHYWRVNATNAGGTSAWSTVSSFTTAAGGSPPAAPTLVSPSNGTPNAFRTPTLTWNASTGATSYHVQVSTSSSFATLTYDNASVTGTSVTLPLLTGKVTYFWHVSASNGSGTSAYSGTFSFRTRPN